One genomic segment of Ricinus communis isolate WT05 ecotype wild-type chromosome 3, ASM1957865v1, whole genome shotgun sequence includes these proteins:
- the LOC8259028 gene encoding probable pectinesterase/pectinesterase inhibitor 12, with amino-acid sequence MAFSLLNLLLLLFFFSPIFFSSAWAANISSSSSANSLDTHLSSLRNFCSGRPYPDACFDSLKLSISINISPNILNYILQTLQTAISEAGKLTNLFSSAGSSSNIIQKQRGTIQDCKELHEITLSSLKRSVSRIQAGDSQKLADARAYLSAALTNKNTCLEGLDSASGPLKPVLVNSVISTYKHVSNSISMIPSPNSEKGQKNRRLLGFPKWLSKKDRRILQSDDGDEYDPSEVLVVAADGTGSFTTITDAINFAPKNSFDRIIISVKEGVYEENVEIPSYKTNIVLIGDGSDVTFITGNRSVDDGWTTFRSATLAVSGEGFLARDITIENTAGAQKHQAVALRINADLAAMYRCTINGYQDTLYVHSFRQFYRECDIYGTIDYIFGNAAVVFQACNIVSKMPLPGQFTVITAQSREIPEEDTGISIQNCSILATEDLYSNASSVKSYLGRPWRTYSRTVILESYIDDFINPTGWIEWPGNQGLDTLYYGEYDNYGPGSATDNRVTWQGYHVMDYYDAFNFTVSYFITGDEWLDSTSFPYDDSI; translated from the exons ATGGCATTCTCTCTTCTAAACCTGCTGCTgctcctctttttcttttctccaatCTTCTTCTCTTCTGCTTGGGCTGCCaacatttcttcttcttcttctgcaaATTCTCTAGACACCCATCTctcttccttaagaaatttctGCAGTGGGAGACCCTACCCAGATGCATGTTTTGATTCATTAAAGCTCTCTATCTCCATAAACATCAGCCCAAACATCCTCAACTATATTCTCCAGACTCTCCAAACAGCAATATCCGAGGCTGGGAAGCTTACAAATCTATTCTCTTCTGCTGGTAGTTCATCAAATATTATCCAGAAACAAAGAGGGACAATTCAAGATTGCAAAGAACTTCATGAGATTACATTGTCTTCCTTAAAGAGATCAGTTTCAAGGATTCAAGCAGGTGATTCCCAAAAACTAGCTGATGCAAGAGCTTACCTTAGTGCAGCACTAACAAACAAGAACACTTGTTTAGAAGGACTGGATTCTGCTTCTGGTCCGTTAAAGCCTGTTCTTGTAAATTCCGTGATTAGTACATACAAGCATGTGAGTAACTCTATCTCAATGATCCCTAGTCCAAATAGTGAAAAGGGTCAGAAGAATCGCCGCCTTTTAGGATTTCCAAAATGGTTGTCGAAGAAAGATCGAAGGATTTTGCAAAGTGATGATGGTGATGAATATGACCCTAGTGAAGTGCTTGTAGTAGCTGCAGATGGAACTGGAAGTTTTACTACTATTACTGATGCTATAAACTTTGCTCCTAAGAATAGTTTTGACAGAATAATTATCTCTGTCAAAGAAGGTGTATACGAGGAGAATGTAGAAATCCCAAGTTATAAGACTAACATAGTTCTAATTGGTGACGGAAGTGATGTTACATTCATTACTGGTAACAGAAGTGTTGATGATGGTTGGACCACTTTCAGATCTGCAACTCTCG CTGTGTCTGGTGAGGGTTTCTTGGCAAGGGATATAACAATTGAAAACACAGCAGGAGCGCAGAAGCACCAAGCAGTTGCCCTTCGCATAAATGCAGACCTAGCAGCAATGTATAGATGCACCATTAACGGATACCAAGACACATTATATGTGCACTCATTTCGGCAGTTTTATCGAGAGTGTGACATATACGGAACCATAGATTACATATTTGGTAATGCTGCAGTAGTGTTCCAAGCTTGTAACATTGTATCTAAAATGCCATTGCCTGGCCAATTCACTGTCATTACTGCCCAATCACGCGAAATTCCTGAAGAAGATACTGGGATTTCGATACAGAATTGCTCGATTCTGGCGACTGAGGATCTGTACTCAAATGCTTCCAGTGTTAAAAGCTATCTAGGCAGGCCATGGAGGACCTACTCGAGAACTGTGATTCTTGAGTCCTACATTGATGACTTCATCAATCCAACAGGGTGGATCGAGTGGCCTGGTAATCAAGGATTAGACACACTGTATTATGGGGAGTATGATAATTACGGACCTGGTTCTGCTACCGACAATCGAGTTACTTGGCAAGGATATCATGTGATGGATTACTATGATGCCTTTAATTTTACTgtatcatatttcattactGGTGATGAGTGGCTCGATTCCACTTCATTTCCTTATGATGATTCAATTTGA
- the LOC8259029 gene encoding putative pectinesterase/pectinesterase inhibitor 45, with amino-acid sequence MVFQDFDQISERRRLERQQKFRKRVTIAAVAVFALLVVVAAGVFAIISNNNHKQSQQQHSKSTQSQKPDNSEVSHLGKVIDNVCNATTYKETCHTSLKKAVEKDPSSAHPKDVLKLAIGSTEDEFARILEKVKSFKFESPREKAAFEDCKELIDDAKEELNKSISSAGGDTGKLLKNEADLNNWLSAVMSYQQTCIDGFPEGKLKSDMEKTFKEAKELTSNSLAMVSELTAFLTAFSVPKPSRRLLAKESNTSSFGEDGIPSWISPEDRRILKGSDGDKPTPNVTVAKDGSGQFKTISDALAAMPEKYQGRYVIYVKAGIYDETVTVTKNMVNVTIYGDGSQKSIVTGSKNFADGVQTFRTATFAALGDGFIAKAMGFRNTAGPQKHQAVAVRVQADRSIFLNCRFEGYQDTLYAQTHRQFYRSCVISGTIDFIFGDATAIFQNCLILVRKPMENQQNIVTAQGRIDSHETTGIVIQNCRIQPDKDLIPAKATVKSYLGRPWKDYSRTIVMESTIEDFIHPDGWLAWEGEKGLKTLYYAEFNNKGPGSKTDARVKWPGYHVIDQQEANKYTVKPFLQGDWITAAGAPVHFGLF; translated from the exons atGGTATTTCAAGATTTTGATCAGATATCCGAGCGAAGAAGATTAGAAAGGCAACAGAAGTTCAGAAAAAGGGTTACAATTGCTGCCGTTGCGGTGTTTGCCTTGCTTGTTGTCGTCGCCGCTGGTGTTTTTGctattatttctaataataatcacAAGCAAAGCCAACAACAACACAGCAAATCGACCCAATCTCAGAAACCTGACAATTCGGAGGTTTCACACCTTGGAAAAGTTATTGACAATGTGTGTAATGCAACTACCTATAAAGAAACATGCCATACTTCCCTCAAGAAAGCAGTGGAGAAAGACCCTTCTTCTGCTCATCCTAAAGATGTTCTCAAGTTAGCAATAGGATCAACCGAAGATGAGTTTGCAAGAATTTTAGAGAAGGTTAAGTCGTTCAAATTTGAGTCTCCCCGAGAGAAAGCAGCATTTGAAGATTGTAAAGAATTGATTGATGATGCTAAAGAAGAGTTAAATAAGTCTATTTCTAGTGCTGGTGGTGATACAGGGAAGCTTTTGAAAAATGAAGCTGATTTGAATAATTGGCTCAGTGCAGTTATGTCTTATCAACAAACTTGTATTGATGGATTCCCTGAAGGGAAATTGAAGTCTGATATGGAAAAGACCTTTAAAGAAGCTAAGGAACTTACTAGTAATTCCCTCGCAATGGTCTCAGAATTGACTGCATTCCTTACAGCATTTTCAGTTCCGAAACCTAGTCGTCGCCTTCTAGCAAAGGAATCCAACACGTCTTCATTTGGTGAGGATGGAATTCCAAGCTGGATAAGCCCTGAGGACAGGCGGATTTTGAAAGGCTCGGACGGGGATAAACCAACACCAAATGTTACAGTGGCGAAAGATGGTAGCGGACAATTTAAAACAATTTCTGatgcattggctgccatgccAGAAAAATACCAAGGACG GTATGTCATATATGTTAAGGCAGGGATTTATGATGAGACCGTGACAGTGACAAAGAACATGGTTAATGTTACAATCTACGGGGATGGTTCACAGAAGAGCATTGTCACTGGCAGCAAGAATTTTGCCGATGGAGTTCAGACTTTTAGAACTGCAACTTTTG CGGCTTTAGGAGATGGATTTATTGCCAAAGCTATGGGATTCAGAAATACTGCAGGTCCACAAAAGCATCAGGCAGTGGCCGTCAGAGTCCAAGCAGATCGTTCAATATTCCTCAATTGTCGATTCGAGGGATATCAAGATACATTATATGCACAAACTCACAGGCAATTTTACAGAAGCTGCGTCATTTCCGGCACGATTGATTTCATCTTTGGGGATGCGACAGCTATCTTTCAGAACTGCCTGATTCTTGTCAGAAAACCGATGGAGAACCAACAGAATATTGTCACAGCTCAAGGCAGGATCGACTCGCATGAAACAACAGGAATTGTGATTCAGAACTGTCGCATTCAGCCGGATAAAGATCTAATTCCGGCTAAGGCAACGGTGAAGAGTTACCTTGGAAGACCCTGGAAAGATTACTCAAGAACTATTGTAATGGAATCAACAATCGAAGATTTTATTCATCCGGATGGATGGTTAGCATGGGAAGGAGAGAAAGGACTAAAGACATTGTATTATGCAGAATTCAACAACAAAGGACCTGGTTCTAAGACTGATGCTAGAGTAAAGTGGCCTGGATATCATGTCATTGATCAACAAGAGGCTAACAAGTATACTGTAAAGCCCTTCCTGCAAGGAGATTGGATTACTGCTGCGGGGGCTCCTGTTCACTTTggattattttag
- the LOC8259027 gene encoding pectinesterase/pectinesterase inhibitor PPE8B, protein MSRFLFLFTIFLSISSSCSSGSSTADYIQNECLKVPISAFVGSLEATLGIIRDVTSTISNFGNFFGDFRLSNAISDCLDLLDFSADELSWSMSASQNPKGKHNSTGDLSSDLRTWLSAAFVNQGTCIDGFEGTSGILKALVGGGLNQITSLIQELLSKVDAKPDYYSKSGKNDDFPLWVKHEDRKLLVIKGVTPDAIVAADGTGNFTKIMDAVSAAPDYSFRRYIIYIKKGFYNEYVEIKKKKWNLMMIGDGMGVTVISGNRNFIDGWTTFRSATFAVSGRGFIAQGITFENTAGPSKHQAVALRSDSDLSVFYRCEIRGYQDTLYTHTMRQFYRECRISGTVDFIFGDATAVFQNCQILAKRGLPNQKNTITAHGRKDPNQPTGYSIQFCNISADIDLLPYANSTYTYLGRPWKNFSRTVVMQSYMSDALRPEGWLEWNGNMYLDTLYYGEYSNYGPGAGQTKRVKWPGYHIFNSSYQANNFTVSQFIEGNLWLPSTGVKYTAGLGV, encoded by the exons ATGTCAAGATTCCTGTTTTTGTTTacaatctttctttctatttctaGCTCATGTTCTTCTGGCTCATCTACTGCTGACTATATCCAAAATGAATGCTTAAAGGTGCCGATTTCTGCATTTGTTGGCTCTTTGGAAGCTACTCTTGGCATCATTAGAGATGTCACTTCTACCATCTCGAATTTTGGTAACTTCTTTGGTGATTTTCGTTTATCTAATGCTATATCTGACTGTCTTGACTTGCTGGATTTCTCTGCTGATGAATTAAGCTGGTCCATGTCTGCTTCTCAGAATCCTAAGG GTAAACATAACAGCACCGGTGATCTAAGTTCTGATTTAAGAACATGGTTAAGTGCTGCATTTGTTAATCAAGGAACATGCATTGATGGATTTGAAGGAACCAGTGGCATTCTCAAGGCATTAGTCGGCGGTGGTCTTAACCAGATCACTTCATTAATCCAAGAACTTCTAAGTAAGGTGGACGCAAAACCCGATTATTATAGCAAAAGTGGCAAGAATGATGATTTCCCTTTGTGGGTTAAGCATGAAGATCGTAAATTGTTAGTGATAAAAGGGGTGACACCTGATGCTATAGTAGCAGCAGATGGGACTGGGAATTTCACTAAGATAATGGATGCAGTATCAGCAGCACCTGATTATAGTTTCCGTCGctatatcatatatattaagAAGGGTTTTTATAATGAGTATGTGGAGatcaagaagaaaaaatggaATCTAATGATGATTGGTGACGGCATGGGCGTCACTGTAATTTCTGGTAACCGGAATTTCATTGATGGTTGGACCACTTTTCGAAGTGCAACATTTG CTGTTAGTGGGAGAGGATTCATAGCTCAAGGCATAACTTTTGAGAATACTGCCGGACCTTCAAAGCACCAAGCAGTTGCCCTCCGATCCGATTCGGACCTATCAGTCTTTTATAGGTGTGAAATTAGGGGCTACCAAGATACACTCTACACTCATACAATGCGACAATTCTACCGCGAATGCCGTATCAGTGGCACTGTAGATTTCATTTTTGGCGATGCCACTGCAGTTTTCCAGAATTGCCAAATTCTAGCCAAGAGAGGTCTACCAAACCAAAAGAACACCATTACAGCTCACGGCCGCAAGGACCCCAATCAACCAACTGGATACTCTATCCAGTTCTGCAACATTTCAGCAGATATTGATCTCTTACCTTATGCCAACTCCACATACACATATCTTGGTAGACCCTGGAAAAATTTTTCAAGAACTGTAGTGATGCAATCCTATATGAGTGATGCATTAAGGCCAGAAGGATGGCTTGAATGGAATGGCAACATGTACCTGGATACTTTGTACTATGGCGAGTACTCGAATTATGGGCCAGGAGCTGGGCAGACTAAGAGGGTGAAATGGCCTGGATATCACATCTTTAATTCTTCCTATCAGGCCAATAATTTTACAGTATCCCAATTCATTGAAGGAAACTTGTGGTTGCCGTCAACAGGAGTGAAATACACTGCAGGTTTAGGGGtctaa
- the LOC8259030 gene encoding pectinesterase 3, with translation MDTEENTNSMKSYSKIEEAAQSEEAFRRKTRKRLMIIVLSVLVLLIIVTGSSIGILASRNKSKDLSSPTYSANSNIRTLCNVTRYPESCYSSMSSAIKASSNGENPNPQTKELFLLSLKIAFDELMNLSSLPQKIISSQNYRNEINDPLLQSALRDCETLFNDAIDHIKESISSMQVGGGNTSKIIDDIRTWLSTAITDQETCIDGLKEAGKHLTLTNEVRYAMSNSTEFTSNSLAIASIVLTVLDDLQIPIHRRLLRVFSDDHSQDHGDLDAGFPIWVHIRDRRFLLEEKPKPNLTVAWDGSGDFKTIKEAVESIPKRSKSQFIIYVKEGLYLENVTIDKNYWNVMIYGDGMNRTIVSARNNKVDGVSTFFSGTFIAAGRGFIAKDMGFRNTAGPQKEQAVALRSSSDQSIFYRCSFDAYQDTLYTHSNRQFYRDCQITGTVDFIFGNAAVVFQNCTIQPRQPLPGQYNTITAQSKSDPNQNTGMSIQRCQMTPLDNLTATTYLGRPWRDYATTVIMQSYMGEFLDPLGWASWEANISTVYYAEFRNFGPGSMTGRRVRWPGVRPNITYEEAEKFAVESFIHGSQWLPQAQVTYDGTI, from the exons ATGGATACAGAAGAGAACACAAACTCCATGAAGAGCTATAGCAAGATAGAAGAGGCAGCACAGTCAGAGGAGGCATTTCGGCGGAAGACCCGTAAACGTCTCATGATCATTGTCTTATCAGTCCTCGTTTTGCTCATAATCGTCACTGGTTCATCAATTGGAATTCTGGCCAGCAGAAACAAGTCTAAAGATCTCTCATCTCCAACTTACTCGGCCAACTCCAACATCAGGACCTTGTGCAATGTCACAAGGTATCCTGAATCCTGCTATTCAAGCATGTCTTCTGCTATCAAAGCCTCCTCCAATGGAGAAAATCCCAACCCACAGACAAAAGAGTTATTTCTGTTGTCTCTAAAGATAGCATTCGATGAGCTCATGAACCTCTCTTCATTGCCTCAAAAGATAATTTCCTCTCAAAACTATAGGAATGAGATTAATGATCCTCTACTACAGTCTGCATTGCGTGACTGTGAGACTCTCTTTAATGATGCCATTGATCACATCAAGGAATCAATATCTTCCATGCAAGTGGGCGGGGGAAACACTTCCAAGATTATTGATGATATCAGGACTTGGCTAAGCACAGCCATAACAGATCAAGAAACATGCATAGATGGGTTAAAGGAGGCCGGGAAGCACCTGACCCTGACTAATGAGGTTAGATACGCTATGAGCAACTCCACTGAGTTCACAAGTAACAGTTTGGCAATTGCTTCCATTGTATTGACCGTTCTTGATGATCTCCAAATCCCAATTCATCGCAGACTTTTGAGGGTCTTTAGTGATGATCATAGCCAAGATCACGGTGATCTTGATGCTGGGTTTCCCATATGGGTCCACATCAGGGACAGGAGATTTCTACTGGAGGAGaaacccaaacccaatctaACAGTAGCTTGGGATGGAAGTGGGGATTTTAAGACCATAAAAGAGGCAGTGGAATCCATTCCTAAAAGAAGCAAGTCACAATTTATTATATACGTGAAAGAGGGTTTGTACTTAGAGAATGTGACAATAGATAAGAATTATTGGAATGTCATGATTTACGGTGATGGAATGAATAGGACCATTGTCTCCGCCAGAAACAACAAGGTGGACGGAGTCTCCACCTTCTTCTCCGGCACATTCA TTGCTGCTGGGAGAGGATTCATTGCAAAAGATATGGGGTTCAGGAACACAGCAGGGCCCCAAAAAGAGCAAGCAGTAGCCCTGCGTTCATCATCAGACCAATCCATATTCTATCGCTGCTCCTTCGATGCATATCAAGACACTCTCTACACCCATTCCAATCGCCAATTCTACAGAGACTGCCAAATTACAGGGACTGTAGACTTCATTTTTGGAAATGCAGCAGTGGTTTTCCAGAACTGTACCATTCAGCCAAGGCAGCCTTTACCAGGCCAATATAATACCATTACGGCACAAAGTAAGTCCGACCCAAATCAGAATACCGGTATGTCGATCCAACGGTGTCAAATGACTCCCCTCGACAATCTAACGGCTACCACCTATCTCGGTCGTCCCTGGAGGGACTATGCGACTACTGTGATTATGCAGTCATACATGGGAGAGTTCTTGGATCCGTTGGGATGGGCTTCTTGGGAAGCCAATATTAGTACCGTTTATTATGCAGAGTTTCGGAATTTTGGGCCTGGATCCATGACAGGGAGAAGAGTTAGATGGCCTGGTGTTAGGCCTAATATCACATATGAAGAGGCAGAGAAATTTGCAGTGGAGAGTTTCATACATGGGAGCCAGTGGCTGCCACAAGCCCAAGTGACATACGATGGAACCATATGA
- the LOC8259031 gene encoding putative invertase inhibitor, whose translation MASSKIFYSVLLGYFLLMSSLVFFGTSIRSHLAEDDKSSADLISKTCSHTLYYEICVFSLKSDPRSETADVQGLADIALSVSIAYGEETLAHVTDLKSKATENETLSSCLGDCVQEYNDAVGDLQEAADALKVKSLENVKTLVSSAMTDSDTCEEGFKEMELGDGSPLADRSQYFSKLCSNLLAITHLLS comes from the coding sequence ATGGCttcttctaaaatattttattctgttttattgggttattttctcttgatGAGTTCTCTAGTCTTCTTTGGTACCTCTATAAGATCGCATTTAGCAGAAGATGATAAAAGTAGTGCAGACTTGATTTCGAAGACATGCAGCCACACCCTTTACTACGAAATATGcgtattttctttaaaatcagATCCCCGCAGCGAAACAGCAGATGTTCAAGGGCTGGCTGACATCGCACTTAGTGTTAGTATAGCATATGGAGAAGAAACACTTGCCCACGTTACAGATTTAAAGTCTAAAGCTACAGAGAATGAGACTCTCTCTTCCTGCTTAGGTGACTGTGTGCAAGAATATAATGATGCGGTTGGAGATCTACAAGAGGCAGCTGATGCTCTAAAGGTGAAATCTTTAGAGAATGTGAAGACATTAGTCAGCTCAGCAATGACGGATTCGGATACGTGCGAAGAGGGTTTTAAGGAGATGGAGTTAGGAGATGGGTCTCCACTTGCAGATAGAAGCCAGTATTTCAGCAAGTTGTGTAGTAATCTTCTGGCGATTACCCATCTTTTAAGTTGA
- the LOC8259025 gene encoding alpha-aminoadipic semialdehyde synthase, producing the protein MLGNGVVGILAESSNKWERRAPLTPTNCATLLLHGRNKAGVSRIIVQPSPKRIYHDALYQQAGCEISDDLSECGLILGIKKPKLEMILPDRAYAFFSHTHKAQQENMLLLDEILAKRVSLFDYELVDGEQRKRLIAFGKFAGEAAMVDLMSGLGKRYLNLGYSTPFLSLGAAYMYTSVAAAKAAVISVGEEIAANGLPPGICPLVFVFTGSGNASVAAQEIFKLLPHAFVDPSRCPELLAGKDMPAASSGRVFQVYGCVVTCKDMVEHKDTTKEFDKADYYANPEHYKPIFHEKIAPYASVIINCIYWEKRFPRLLSTRQLRDLASKGCPLTAITDLTCDMEGSIEILNQTTTIDTPFFRYDPLNDSYHHDIEGSGLICSVVDNLPTEFPKEACQHFGALLSQFIGTLASTADIAKLPAHLRRACIAHEGALTPLFEYIKQMRNTDSV; encoded by the exons ATGCTTGGGAATGGGGTAGTGGGAATTCTAGCAGAGTCTTCAAACAAGTGGGAAAGGAGGGCACCTCTAACCCCAACTAATTGTGCTACACTTCTTCTTCATGGTAGAAACAAAGCTGGAGTATCTCGCATTATAGTTCAGCCATCACCAAAGCGCATATATCATGATGCACTCTACCAACAAGCTGGCTGTGAAATATCAGATGACTTATCAGAATGTGGCCTTATATTGGGCATCAAAAAACCAAAG CTGGAAATGATTTTGCCTGATAGAGCTTATGCCTTCTTCTCACATACCCATAAAGCTCAGCAAGAAAACATGCTCTTGTTAGATGAG ATCCTAGCTAAAAGGGTGTCTCTGTTTGATTATGAGCTTGTTGATGGAGAGCAGAGGAAACGATTGATTGCTTTTGGAAAATTTGCAGGTGAAGCTGCAATGGTTGACTTGATGAGTGGGTTAGGGAAAA GGTACTTAAATCTTGGATATTCGACACCTTTCCTCTCGCTCGGTGCAGCTTACATGTATACTAGTGTGGCAGCTGCTAAGGCTGCTGTCATTTCTGTGGGCGAAGAAATAGCAGCAAATGGACTGCCACCTGGAATCTGTCCTCTTGTCTTTGTATTTACTGGCTCTGGAAATG ctTCTGTTGCTGCACAGGAAATATTTAAGCTACTTCCTCATGCCTTCGTTGATCCAAGCAGGTGTCCAGAACTGCTTGCTGGGAAGGATATG CCGGCAGCTTCATCAGGGAGAGTCTTCCAAGTATACGGTTGTGTTGTCACCTGTAAAGACATGGTCGAACACAAAGATACTACCAAAGAATTTGATAAG GCTGATTATTATGCAAACCCGGAGCACTACAAACCTATTTTCCATGAGAAAATAGCTCCTTATGCATCTGTGATTA TCAATTGCATTTATTGGGAGAAAAGATTTCCCCGTTTATTAAGCACTCGCCAACTTCGCGATCTCGCAAGTAAAGGATGCCCACTTACTGCAATTACTGATTTAACTTGTGACATGGAAGGCTCAATAGAGATTCTCAACCAGACCACCACAATCGACACACCTTTTTTCAG GTATGATCCCCTAAATGATTCATACCATCATGACATAGAGGGCAGTGGATTGATATGTTCAGTTGTTGACAATCTTCCAACAGAGTTTCCAAAAGAG GCTTGCCAACATTTTGGAGCCTTACTATCCCAATTCATTGGCACTTTGGCCTCTACAGCAGACATTGCCAAATTACCTGCACACCTGAGGAGAGCTTGCATAGCACATGAAGGAGCGCTTACTCCCTTGTTTGAATATATCAAACAAATGCGAAATACTGACTCAGTGTAG